TTTTTTACCTTTGATTTTAAAGCAAATGGCATAAAAACCCACACAAAATATAAGATTGAGTACGCGGCAGAAAAAACATATATTAGCCGCGTTTTTTTTACCCCCCTTAAACCTTTATTCAACCCGGTGTTAAAACAACCCCAGGTTGTAGGAGAGATATGATGACGGATAAAGTCCGTATTGATTCTTTGAGTGCTAATTCATTACCGCAAAGCAATGAGTCCTTTTTAGCCAGACAGGCTGAGTTTGAATCCAACGTCAGAAGCTATCCACGTAAATTGCCGTTAGCGATCGCTAAAGCGCAGGGCGTCTGGCTAACTGATGTTGAAAATAAACAATATCTTGACTGTCTTGCGGGCGCCGGCACGCTGGCGCTGGGTCATAATCATCCTGATGTGATTCAGAGCATCCAAAGCGTCATTACCAGTGGCTTACCGTTACATACGCTTGACCTGACTACGCCATTAAAAGATGAGTTCTCCGCTTATCTGCTCTCGCTGTTGCCGAATCAGGGCAAAGAATATTGCCTGCAATTCACCGGGCCTTCCGGCGCGGATGCTGTTGAAGCAGCGCTGAAGCTGGCAAAAAAAGCGACCGGACGTTCCGGCGTGATCAGCTTCTCCGGCGGTTATCACGGCATGACGCATGGCGCGCTTTCCGTAACCGGTAACCTGTCGCCGAAAGAAGCGGTTGACGGCATGATGCCGGAAGTACAGTTTATGCCTTATCCGCACCAGTACCGTTGCCCGCTGGGCATCGGCGGCGAAGCCGGTGTGAAAGCGCTGACCTACTATTTTGAAAACCTGATCAATGACGTTGAAAGCGGCGTGCGTAAACCGGCTGCCGTTATTCTGGAAGCCGTGCAGGGCGAAGGTGGCGTAAACCCGGCGCCGGTTGAGTGGCTGCAGCGCATCCGTAAAGTGACTCAGGAACACGGCATTCTGCTGATTCTTGACGAAGTGCAGGCAGGCTTTGCCCGTACCGGCAAGCTGTTCGCCTTCGAACACGCCGGCATCGAACCGGACATCATTGTAATGTCCAAAGCGGTAGGCGGCGGTTTACCGTTGGCGGTGCTGGGCATTAAAAAACAGTTCGACGCCTGGGCGCCGGGCCATCACACCGGTACGTTCCGCGGCAACCAACTGGCGATGGCTACCGGCCTCACCACGCTTAAGATCCTGAAAGAAGAACGCATTGCCGATAAAGTCACTGAACAGGGCGAATGGCTGAAAGGCAAACTGGCTGAAATGCAAAAACGTTTCCCGGTTATCGGTCACGTACGCGGTCTGGGCTTAATGATTGGTATTGAGATCGTTAAACCGCACGAAGCGCAGGATCATATGGGTTGTTACCCGGCAGACGGCGAACTCTCTGCGCTGTTGCAGAAAAAATGTTTCGAAGCGGGTCTGATCCTTGAACGCGGCGGCCGTGGCGGTTGCGTACTGCGTCTGCTGCCATCACTGCTTATCAGCAACGCCGAGCTGGAAATTTTCCTCGATAAGTTTGAAACCGCGCTGCTGAATGCTGGCGTGAAGCCTGTTTAATCGGAGCAAATGAACCAATGTCTGATTTAAATCCGATTCTCTCTGGTTCCGCGCAGAGTATTGCCGCCTATCAGGAAGCAATTGAACAGAGCACAAAAGCAGTGGTGCAATGGCTTCAGCAGCCTGAGATGTATCAGGGCAAAAGCGTTGAGGAATTACGTGAGCGCATCAATTTAGAATTTAGTTCTCAGGGCCTGGGCAATCAGGCCGCCATTGAACGCGCCGTTGAGTATTTCCTCAAAGACAGCTTGTCCGTACATCATCCGCAGTGTGTGGCGCATCTGCATTGTCCGAGTCTGGTTATTAGCCAGGCAGCAGAAGTGCTGATCAATGCCACCAACCAGAGCATGGACTCCTGGGATCAGAGCCCGTCGGCGACCATTATTGAGATGAAGCTGATTGAGTGGCTGCGTGAGCAGGTTGGTTACCCGGCGGGCGACGCCGGGGTTTTCACCAGCGGCGGTACGCAAAGCAACCTGATGGGCTTGATGCTGGCGCGTGATGCCTTTTTCGCGCGTCAGGGCCATTCCGTTCAGCTGGACGGTTTGACCGGCGATCTCAGCAAAATTAAAGTGTTATGTTCTGAAAACGCGCACTTTTCTGTGCAAAAGAACATGGCGCTGATGGGGCTGGGTTACCGGTCCGTGACGCTGGTAAAAACCGATGAATTCTCGCGTATGGATCTTAACGATCTGACGGAGAAGCTGGCACAGGCGAAAGCCAATGGCGAACAGGTAATGGCAATTGTCGCCACCGCAGGCACCACCGATGCGGGCGCGATCGATCCGTTAGCTGAAATCGCCGCGCTGGCGGCTGAGCAGCAGATTTGGGTGCATGTGGATGCGGCCTGGGGCGGCGCGTTACTGCTTTCTGAAAAGTATCGTCACTTCCTGAATGGTCTGGAACTTGCGGACTCCGTCACGCTGGACTTCCACAAGCAGTTCTTCCAGACCATCAGCTGTGGCGCGTTCCTGCTGAAAGATGCGCATCATTATCAGTTAATGCGTTACCAGGCGGCGTACCTGAACTCTGATTTTGATGAAGAGCATGGCGTGCCGAACCTGGTGTCGAAGTCGCTGCAAACCACGCGTCGTTTCGATGCCCTTAAACTGTGGATGGGCCTGGAAGCGCTGGGTAAAAAGCAGTACGCCGAAATCATTGATAACGGCGTAACGCTGGCGCAGCAGGTGGCGCAGTTTGTTGCTGAGCAACCGCAGCTGGAGCTGGTGATGCAGCCGCAACTGGCCAGCGTTCTGTTCCGTTTCCGCCCGGAAAACGGCGACACCGCAGCGGTGGCGCTGCTGAATCAGCGTATCGGTGATGCGTTGCTGGCCTCCGGCAGCGCCAACGTTGGCGTAACGGAAGCTGACGGTGTGACCTGTCTGAAAATGACGCTGCTCAATCCCACCGTTTGCCTGGAGGATGTGAAAGTTCTGCTGGCGAGCGTGATAGCCTGTGGGCAGCAGTTGCAGAACGCCTGATTGCCGCAGCTATGAAAAAAGCCGACGACAGCGCTGTCGTCGGCTTTTTTATTTCTACATAAGGCTAAAAGAACAGGCTTGCGGATATAGCCCACGGTCAAGCTCATTATTTGCACTGCCTTGAGCCAGCATTTCGTACCCGCTTCCTTTAACTTTCTTCTTTAACGCTATTTTTACCGCTCATCCCTCTCAGTAACGTTTTCCCCTGTATTTATAAATAATTTGTTGCTGGCTCACAGGCTATGCCGCATTGCTAATGGCACCTTAACCCTATGTTTAAAAAGGATTATGCCTCATGCGACCGAATATGGCATGGTGTCAATGATTATCCGGTTTTTACCGACTCAAAATCTGATAAAGTAGACGCTTGTCGACTTTTTATCTTAAAGTTTTGAAGATCACACTAGAAAAAACTAGCATCCCGTTGCTAAACGGTTAAATACTTTTTACCGAATGTAAAAACACGACCGGATAGATAAACGGTCGACATGCATTCAGCACATGCAGGCACTATGTCATACCTTTTGGGAGAATTTATGCGTTCCTCTGTTCATACAAATGAAAGCCGGACTTTCTTCGGCCATCCTTATCCGCTGGGCTCGCTGTTCTTCACGGAAATGTGGGAGCGCTTCTCGTTTTACGGCATTCGTCCGTTATTAATTCTGTTTATGGCTTCAGCCGTTTACGACGGTGGAATGGGGCTGGCGCGTGAAAATGCCTCGGCGATTGTGGGCATCTTTGCCGGCAGTATGTACCTGGCCGCGCTGCCGGGCGGCTGGCTGGCGGATAACTGGCTGGGTCAGCAGAGAGCGGTTTGGTACGGCTCAATACTGATTGCGCTTGGTCATCTGTCGATCGCGCTCTCTGCCGTTATGGGCGA
This Mixta hanseatica DNA region includes the following protein-coding sequences:
- a CDS encoding diaminobutyrate--2-oxoglutarate transaminase, with amino-acid sequence MMTDKVRIDSLSANSLPQSNESFLARQAEFESNVRSYPRKLPLAIAKAQGVWLTDVENKQYLDCLAGAGTLALGHNHPDVIQSIQSVITSGLPLHTLDLTTPLKDEFSAYLLSLLPNQGKEYCLQFTGPSGADAVEAALKLAKKATGRSGVISFSGGYHGMTHGALSVTGNLSPKEAVDGMMPEVQFMPYPHQYRCPLGIGGEAGVKALTYYFENLINDVESGVRKPAAVILEAVQGEGGVNPAPVEWLQRIRKVTQEHGILLILDEVQAGFARTGKLFAFEHAGIEPDIIVMSKAVGGGLPLAVLGIKKQFDAWAPGHHTGTFRGNQLAMATGLTTLKILKEERIADKVTEQGEWLKGKLAEMQKRFPVIGHVRGLGLMIGIEIVKPHEAQDHMGCYPADGELSALLQKKCFEAGLILERGGRGGCVLRLLPSLLISNAELEIFLDKFETALLNAGVKPV
- a CDS encoding pyridoxal phosphate-dependent decarboxylase family protein, with the translated sequence MSDLNPILSGSAQSIAAYQEAIEQSTKAVVQWLQQPEMYQGKSVEELRERINLEFSSQGLGNQAAIERAVEYFLKDSLSVHHPQCVAHLHCPSLVISQAAEVLINATNQSMDSWDQSPSATIIEMKLIEWLREQVGYPAGDAGVFTSGGTQSNLMGLMLARDAFFARQGHSVQLDGLTGDLSKIKVLCSENAHFSVQKNMALMGLGYRSVTLVKTDEFSRMDLNDLTEKLAQAKANGEQVMAIVATAGTTDAGAIDPLAEIAALAAEQQIWVHVDAAWGGALLLSEKYRHFLNGLELADSVTLDFHKQFFQTISCGAFLLKDAHHYQLMRYQAAYLNSDFDEEHGVPNLVSKSLQTTRRFDALKLWMGLEALGKKQYAEIIDNGVTLAQQVAQFVAEQPQLELVMQPQLASVLFRFRPENGDTAAVALLNQRIGDALLASGSANVGVTEADGVTCLKMTLLNPTVCLEDVKVLLASVIACGQQLQNA